The following coding sequences lie in one Myxococcus xanthus genomic window:
- a CDS encoding RNase H family protein yields the protein MEHRPTLVFADGACSGNPGPGGWGSIIVTPDGLVTELGGHEPETTNNRMELTAVGKALRHLERAPGPIHIHTDSTYVIQGATKWAFGWSRRGWKTAEGGEVANTLYWKRLMALLAQRKENHAAEAAAVAWFYIRGHVGVPGNERVDAIAVAYSKGRDARLYTGPLQDYGVAVHDLPEDMSLPPEKPKEQREASAKAYSYLSQVGGSVKRHATWAACERRVKGVSGARFKKTKNAVDEAQVLEDWGFKGQDVPSED from the coding sequence ATGGAGCACCGCCCGACCCTTGTCTTCGCTGATGGCGCCTGTTCAGGAAACCCTGGCCCGGGTGGCTGGGGGAGCATCATCGTCACGCCCGACGGGCTGGTGACGGAGTTGGGCGGCCATGAGCCGGAGACCACCAACAACCGGATGGAGCTGACGGCCGTGGGCAAGGCCCTGCGCCACCTGGAGCGCGCGCCGGGCCCCATCCACATCCACACGGACTCCACGTATGTGATTCAGGGCGCCACCAAGTGGGCGTTCGGCTGGAGCCGGCGCGGGTGGAAGACGGCCGAGGGCGGCGAGGTCGCCAACACCCTCTATTGGAAGCGGCTGATGGCGTTGCTGGCGCAGCGCAAGGAGAACCACGCCGCCGAGGCCGCCGCCGTGGCGTGGTTCTACATCCGAGGCCACGTGGGCGTTCCCGGCAACGAGCGCGTGGACGCCATCGCCGTCGCCTATTCGAAGGGGCGCGACGCGCGGCTCTACACCGGCCCGCTCCAGGACTACGGCGTGGCGGTGCATGACCTGCCGGAGGACATGTCCCTGCCACCAGAGAAGCCCAAGGAGCAGCGCGAGGCCTCCGCCAAGGCGTACTCCTACCTGAGCCAGGTGGGCGGCTCCGTGAAGCGCCACGCCACCTGGGCCGCGTGCGAGCGCCGGGTGAAAGGAGTGTCCGGCGCCCGCTTCAAGAAGACAAAGAACGCAGTGGATGAAGCCCAAGTGCTGGAGGACTGGGGCTTCAAGGGGCAGGACGTCCCGTCGGAAGACTGA
- a CDS encoding DsbA family oxidoreductase, giving the protein MAQTDMPVRLDVWSDYVCPFCYLELPILKQLHARLGAELDIHWRAFELRPTPARPLAPVSELPRSAWARAVYPMAEQRGLTMKPPPVQPRSRLALEAAEFAKDAGAFSPFHEALFRAFFEDGRDIGDLRVLADLAEDVGLDRESMTRALEASRYTARVLADEEEAQRLGIRGVPAMRLAGKGPVLLLNGAQPEEAVRAAFARVRPGPSLSAVH; this is encoded by the coding sequence ATGGCCCAAACGGACATGCCGGTCCGCCTCGACGTCTGGAGCGATTACGTCTGCCCCTTCTGCTACCTCGAGCTCCCCATCCTCAAGCAGTTGCATGCCAGGCTGGGCGCGGAGCTCGACATCCACTGGCGCGCGTTCGAGCTGCGTCCGACGCCCGCGCGGCCGCTTGCCCCGGTGAGCGAGCTACCGCGGTCGGCCTGGGCCCGCGCCGTCTACCCGATGGCCGAGCAGCGGGGCTTGACGATGAAGCCCCCGCCGGTGCAACCGAGGAGCCGGCTGGCGCTCGAAGCCGCCGAGTTCGCGAAGGACGCCGGGGCTTTCTCTCCGTTCCATGAGGCCCTCTTCCGCGCCTTCTTCGAGGACGGCCGGGACATTGGAGACCTGCGCGTGCTGGCGGACCTGGCGGAGGACGTGGGCCTGGATCGCGAGTCCATGACACGCGCGCTGGAGGCGAGCCGGTACACCGCGCGCGTGCTCGCCGACGAGGAAGAGGCCCAACGCCTGGGCATCCGCGGCGTCCCGGCCATGCGGCTCGCGGGCAAGGGGCCCGTGCTGCTGCTGAACGGCGCCCAGCCAGAAGAAGCCGTTCGCGCCGCCTTCGCGCGCGTCCGGCCGGGCCCCTCCCTGAGTGCCGTGCATTGA
- a CDS encoding NAD(P)H-dependent flavin oxidoreductase has product MSPQRPNEALQKLGIHHPIIQGPFGGGLSTERLAAAVSNLGGLGSYGAYQLPPEELGRVADRIRALTDKPFALNLWVSDHDAGGDALSPEAFDRVYRLFEPYYRELGVEKPAMPERFHYRFEDQVEALLEARPPVFSFVFGVPSASILAECRRRGILTSGAATTLAEAEALDAAGVDLIVAAGFEAGGHRPSFLARAEDSLMGTLALTPLVADRVKVPVIAAGGIADGRGIRAALTLGAQAAQLGTAFLACEESGATDAHRELLFSDRAKHTTLTRAFTGRLARGMRNRWTEEMTSQQAAIAPFPIQSWFLSKLKPAAVKAGRTDLVSLWAGQATPNLRHRTVPTLMESLVKELVAS; this is encoded by the coding sequence ATGAGCCCGCAGCGACCGAACGAAGCCCTCCAGAAGCTGGGCATCCACCACCCCATCATCCAGGGCCCCTTCGGAGGCGGGCTCTCCACCGAACGCCTCGCCGCGGCGGTGTCCAACCTGGGAGGACTGGGCTCCTATGGGGCCTATCAGCTTCCCCCGGAGGAGCTTGGCCGCGTGGCGGACCGGATTCGGGCGCTGACGGACAAGCCCTTCGCGCTCAACCTCTGGGTCTCCGACCATGACGCGGGCGGGGATGCGCTCAGCCCGGAGGCGTTCGACCGCGTGTACCGCCTCTTCGAGCCGTACTACCGCGAACTCGGCGTGGAGAAGCCGGCCATGCCCGAGCGCTTCCACTATCGCTTCGAGGACCAGGTGGAGGCGCTGCTCGAAGCTCGGCCGCCGGTCTTCAGCTTCGTGTTCGGCGTACCCTCCGCTTCAATCCTGGCGGAGTGCCGGCGCAGGGGCATCCTCACCTCCGGCGCGGCCACCACGCTGGCCGAAGCCGAGGCCCTGGACGCGGCCGGTGTCGACCTCATCGTGGCCGCGGGCTTCGAGGCGGGCGGACACCGTCCTTCCTTCCTCGCGCGCGCCGAGGACTCGCTGATGGGAACGCTGGCCCTCACGCCGCTCGTCGCCGACCGGGTGAAGGTGCCCGTCATCGCGGCAGGTGGCATCGCGGATGGCCGGGGCATCCGCGCCGCGCTCACCCTGGGGGCCCAGGCCGCGCAACTGGGAACGGCGTTCCTCGCCTGCGAGGAATCAGGGGCGACGGATGCCCACCGCGAGCTGCTCTTCAGCGACCGCGCGAAGCACACCACCTTGACGCGGGCCTTCACGGGCCGGCTGGCGCGAGGCATGCGCAATCGGTGGACAGAGGAGATGACCTCTCAGCAGGCAGCGATTGCGCCCTTTCCTATCCAGAGCTGGTTTCTGTCGAAGCTCAAGCCCGCGGCGGTCAAGGCGGGCCGCACGGACCTCGTGTCGCTGTGGGCAGGCCAGGCCACGCCCAACCTGCGGCACCGGACCGTGCCGACGCTGATGGAATCCCTTGTCAAGGAACTGGTGGCCTCGTGA
- a CDS encoding ABC transporter permease: MTMTLGQDLRFALRRLRGSPTFTLVAVATLALGIGANVSIFSVVNAVLLRPLPMHDDASLVRVYSQRMQGPGPTSVLDFMDLREQSRTLKGLSAVAPVAMTLAADSADTSPEKVQAGMVTGDFFSMLGARVHLGRALHPDDVRPGAPKVAVISHALWQRRFGGSAAVLGRSVDLGAPEPWTVVGVMAPGFDFPARSELWSPLLWEEGMTKPEGRGAHWLEVYGRLGPDVALAYARTEFSAIAHRLAEQYPQTNEGKDARVEPLRDVLVGNVRPSLLLMLGAVGVVLLIACANLTHLLLARAASREGEVSVRIALGASRGRIARELLVECGVLAGLGAAVGLLVAMWALDALATWGPRDIPRIEEVSLDGPVLAFTAGLAVLTTLLFGLVPALQAGRLDLVRGLKRVVGGGGGSAQGHRTRSVLVVAETALAVLLLVCAGLLLRSFVHLQRAEPGFDPEGVLTVKVDLPPLHYGFGTAAPAAFYDTLLERLRALPGVEQVGAVNGLPLDGARWTVPVKDPLRPAPEGTEPWQASVRIVTPGALEALRVKVLQGRGISAADQGAGGRAVLVNAAAARRFWPGEEPMGRTLDTDMDWGSSAMGGRVVGVVDDMALEGLGAPSLPEVYVPYVQARTTSMVLLLRTKGAPLDLAPAARAEIRALDANLAPGSVRTLASVVDRTVAPLRFYLLLAGAFAAVAMVLSAVGLYGVVAYAVLQRTRELGIRMALGARQAQVLGLVLGRYLGLTACGLVIGLGLAVATSRGITHLLSGVQPTDSLTYVAVAAVLLAVAALAVLLPARRAARVSPAVALRAD, translated from the coding sequence ATGACGATGACCCTTGGCCAGGACCTCCGCTTCGCGCTGCGCCGGCTTCGTGGCAGTCCCACCTTCACGCTGGTCGCGGTGGCCACGCTCGCGCTTGGGATTGGCGCCAACGTCTCCATCTTCAGCGTGGTGAATGCCGTGCTGCTGCGGCCGCTGCCCATGCACGACGACGCGAGTCTGGTGCGCGTGTACAGCCAGCGGATGCAGGGGCCGGGGCCCACCTCCGTGCTGGACTTCATGGACCTGCGGGAGCAGAGCCGCACGCTGAAGGGCCTGTCCGCGGTGGCGCCCGTGGCGATGACGCTGGCGGCGGACAGCGCGGACACCTCGCCGGAGAAGGTGCAGGCGGGGATGGTGACGGGCGACTTCTTCTCGATGCTGGGCGCTCGCGTGCATTTGGGGCGCGCGCTTCATCCCGATGACGTCCGGCCCGGCGCTCCGAAGGTGGCGGTGATTTCCCATGCGCTGTGGCAGCGGCGCTTTGGCGGGAGCGCCGCCGTGCTGGGGCGCTCGGTGGACCTGGGCGCTCCGGAGCCGTGGACGGTGGTGGGGGTGATGGCGCCGGGCTTCGACTTCCCCGCACGCTCTGAGCTGTGGAGCCCGCTGCTCTGGGAAGAGGGCATGACGAAACCCGAGGGGCGCGGGGCGCACTGGCTGGAGGTGTACGGCCGGCTGGGCCCGGACGTGGCGCTGGCGTACGCGCGCACCGAGTTCTCCGCCATCGCCCACCGTCTGGCGGAGCAGTACCCCCAGACGAACGAAGGCAAGGACGCGCGCGTGGAGCCGCTGCGCGACGTGCTGGTGGGCAACGTCCGTCCGTCGCTCCTGTTGATGCTGGGCGCGGTGGGGGTGGTGCTGCTCATCGCGTGCGCGAACCTCACGCACCTGCTCCTGGCGCGCGCGGCCTCGCGTGAGGGGGAAGTCTCCGTGCGCATCGCCCTGGGCGCGAGCCGTGGCCGCATCGCCCGCGAGCTGTTGGTGGAGTGCGGCGTGCTCGCGGGTCTGGGCGCTGCCGTGGGGCTGCTGGTGGCGATGTGGGCGCTGGATGCGCTGGCCACGTGGGGGCCTCGGGACATTCCCCGCATCGAAGAGGTGTCGCTGGATGGTCCGGTGCTGGCCTTCACCGCGGGACTGGCCGTGCTGACCACACTGCTGTTCGGGCTGGTGCCCGCGCTCCAGGCGGGGCGGCTGGATTTGGTGCGTGGATTGAAGCGGGTGGTGGGCGGCGGAGGTGGGAGCGCCCAGGGACACCGCACGCGCTCCGTGCTCGTCGTGGCGGAGACGGCGCTGGCGGTGTTGCTGCTGGTGTGCGCGGGGTTGTTGCTGCGCAGCTTCGTGCACCTGCAACGGGCCGAACCCGGCTTCGACCCCGAGGGTGTGCTGACGGTGAAGGTGGACCTGCCGCCGCTGCACTATGGCTTTGGCACCGCCGCGCCCGCCGCCTTCTACGACACGTTGCTCGAGCGGCTGCGGGCGCTGCCCGGCGTGGAGCAGGTCGGCGCCGTGAATGGGCTTCCATTGGATGGGGCCCGGTGGACTGTTCCCGTGAAGGACCCGCTGCGGCCTGCTCCGGAGGGGACGGAACCCTGGCAGGCCAGCGTGCGCATCGTGACGCCCGGGGCGCTGGAGGCCTTGCGCGTGAAGGTGCTGCAGGGGCGCGGAATCTCGGCGGCGGACCAGGGCGCGGGTGGGCGCGCCGTGCTGGTCAACGCAGCGGCGGCGCGCCGCTTCTGGCCTGGCGAAGAGCCTATGGGGCGCACGCTGGACACCGACATGGACTGGGGCAGCAGTGCCATGGGCGGACGCGTGGTGGGCGTGGTGGACGACATGGCGCTGGAAGGGCTTGGCGCGCCGTCCCTGCCGGAGGTGTACGTGCCTTACGTGCAGGCGCGGACCACGAGCATGGTGCTGCTGCTGCGGACAAAGGGGGCGCCGCTCGACCTGGCCCCCGCGGCTCGCGCTGAGATTCGTGCGTTGGATGCGAACCTGGCGCCAGGCAGTGTCCGCACGCTGGCCTCGGTGGTTGACCGCACGGTAGCGCCGCTGCGCTTCTACTTGCTCCTGGCGGGGGCCTTCGCGGCGGTGGCGATGGTGCTGTCGGCGGTGGGGCTCTATGGCGTCGTGGCCTATGCGGTGCTGCAGCGCACCCGCGAGCTGGGCATCCGCATGGCGCTGGGCGCGCGTCAGGCGCAGGTACTGGGCCTGGTGCTCGGTCGCTACCTGGGGTTGACGGCCTGTGGGCTCGTCATCGGACTGGGGCTGGCGGTGGCCACCAGCCGCGGCATCACGCACCTGCTGAGCGGCGTTCAGCCCACGGACTCACTGACGTACGTGGCCGTGGCGGCGGTGCTGTTGGCGGTGGCCGCCCTGGCGGTGCTGCTGCCCGCGCGCCGGGCCGCGCGAGTCTCCCCCGCGGTGGCGCTCCGGGCGGACTGA
- a CDS encoding Gfo/Idh/MocA family protein produces MLPPVAEHGLGARKQKIRVGIIGASSTGGWALFGHLPALKMLPQYVVTAVCATNQEHADEVARRHGVPHAFNRPKALVTHPEVDLVVVSVKAPEHDALVRAAIAAQKDVFCEWPLGTSTAQAAALTKLAEAAKVRTVIGLQRRLSPGVRYLRDLLDEGYVETLRSVPLHAASPMYAAFARDVVEGTRLAPDFSEALKLHRLLDAIEKATATGRRQTWTEPL; encoded by the coding sequence ATGCTGCCGCCGGTCGCGGAGCACGGGCTGGGAGCGCGCAAGCAGAAGATACGGGTGGGCATCATCGGGGCGAGCTCGACTGGCGGTTGGGCGCTGTTCGGACACCTGCCCGCGCTCAAGATGTTGCCGCAGTACGTGGTGACGGCGGTCTGCGCGACGAATCAGGAGCACGCGGACGAGGTGGCCCGCCGCCACGGTGTTCCCCATGCGTTCAACCGGCCCAAGGCCCTGGTGACCCATCCGGAGGTGGACCTGGTGGTCGTCTCCGTGAAGGCGCCCGAGCACGACGCGCTGGTGCGCGCGGCCATCGCCGCGCAGAAGGACGTGTTCTGCGAGTGGCCGCTGGGGACGTCGACGGCCCAGGCCGCCGCGCTCACGAAGCTGGCGGAAGCGGCGAAGGTCCGCACCGTCATTGGACTCCAGCGCCGGCTCTCGCCGGGCGTGCGCTACCTCAGGGATCTGTTGGATGAAGGCTATGTGGAAACCCTGCGCTCGGTGCCGCTGCATGCAGCCAGTCCGATGTATGCGGCGTTCGCGCGTGACGTGGTGGAAGGGACTCGGCTGGCGCCCGACTTCAGCGAGGCGCTGAAGCTGCATCGCCTGCTCGACGCGATTGAGAAGGCGACGGCGACGGGTCGGCGCCAGACGTGGACAGAGCCGCTCTAG
- a CDS encoding DUF488 family protein, with translation MPLKTKRWCVPSEPDDGFRVLVCHYRPRGLPKAKETWDAWLSNLAPSPELFDAFYGKGRTPITLDAYRERYLQEMASQQEAITALANRVRQGETVTLLCSKDCILEQVCHRTILAGLIEVEAARTH, from the coding sequence ATGCCGCTCAAAACCAAACGTTGGTGTGTGCCTTCCGAGCCAGATGACGGCTTCCGCGTCCTCGTCTGCCATTACCGGCCGCGAGGTCTGCCCAAGGCCAAGGAGACGTGGGACGCGTGGCTAAGCAACCTGGCGCCCAGCCCGGAGCTCTTCGACGCCTTCTATGGAAAGGGCCGCACGCCCATCACCCTGGATGCCTACCGCGAGCGGTACCTCCAGGAGATGGCGTCGCAGCAAGAAGCCATCACCGCGCTCGCCAATCGAGTGCGGCAGGGCGAAACGGTGACCCTCCTCTGTTCAAAGGACTGCATCCTCGAACAGGTCTGCCACCGAACGATTCTGGCCGGGCTCATCGAAGTGGAAGCAGCCCGGACGCACTAG
- a CDS encoding FBP domain-containing protein, producing the protein MFRFENDRALIESFRPRDRRVIEMPPGITFPLFVRDYLAWTETSGARVYLIFSAPGSRKPIGIIFRRDSLGGEPVTRMCEWCHSYGSAHEVCLLTTAVDNKRRVGVNLCADLRCREKMEDAADRSGRHPLEFLGKLNERMFRFAHEALGIEAQPAA; encoded by the coding sequence GTGTTCCGATTCGAAAACGACCGGGCGCTCATCGAATCCTTCCGCCCCAGAGACCGCCGCGTCATCGAGATGCCCCCGGGCATCACCTTCCCGCTCTTCGTGCGTGACTACCTCGCCTGGACGGAGACGTCCGGCGCGCGCGTGTACCTCATCTTCTCCGCGCCGGGCAGCCGCAAGCCCATTGGCATCATCTTCCGCCGGGACTCCCTGGGCGGCGAGCCCGTCACCCGCATGTGCGAGTGGTGCCACAGCTACGGCTCGGCTCACGAGGTGTGCCTGCTCACCACAGCGGTGGACAACAAGCGGCGCGTGGGGGTGAACCTCTGCGCCGACCTGCGGTGCAGGGAGAAAATGGAGGACGCGGCGGACCGCTCCGGTCGGCACCCGCTTGAATTTCTCGGAAAGCTCAATGAACGAATGTTTCGTTTCGCGCATGAGGCGTTGGGCATCGAGGCGCAGCCCGCCGCCTGA
- the rsgA gene encoding ribosome small subunit-dependent GTPase A — MSLETLGWGPAFEHAFSTLVSQSPLSLVPGRVVRQHRGLLTVQTDTRTLLARTAGRLLHQAPGVESLPTIGDWVALQLPDGDGEALLHAVLPRASVLARREAGSERDGQLIAANLDVVFLVAGLDGNFNPRRIERALALAWTSGAAPVVVLTKADLRPDADSLVAEVEELAPGVPVFALSSWTGEGIEALRAQLQAGKTGALLGSSGVGKSTLVNRLLGEARLVTQAVRAEDDKGRHTTTHRELFVLPGGGLLIDGPGMRELGLWGEDDGIGQTFTDILELAAGCRFTDCQHQREPGCAVRAAVSSGALPEARLASYERLRREQAFQARQRTATAEHDNRRHERGRALIVRDALRSKRRRD, encoded by the coding sequence ATGTCGCTTGAAACCCTCGGCTGGGGTCCAGCCTTCGAACACGCATTCTCCACGCTCGTCTCGCAGTCTCCGCTGTCCCTCGTCCCTGGCCGCGTCGTGCGCCAGCATCGAGGGTTGCTCACGGTCCAGACGGACACGCGCACCCTGTTGGCGCGCACCGCGGGCCGGCTTCTCCATCAAGCCCCCGGCGTCGAGTCCCTGCCCACCATCGGCGATTGGGTGGCGCTCCAGCTCCCCGATGGGGACGGCGAGGCGCTGCTCCACGCGGTGCTGCCTCGCGCCAGTGTGCTCGCCCGGCGCGAGGCGGGCAGTGAGCGCGACGGGCAGCTCATCGCCGCCAACCTGGATGTCGTGTTCCTCGTCGCGGGACTGGACGGCAACTTCAATCCCCGCCGCATCGAACGGGCATTGGCGCTGGCGTGGACCAGCGGCGCCGCGCCCGTGGTGGTGCTCACCAAGGCGGACCTGCGCCCGGACGCGGACTCACTCGTGGCCGAGGTGGAGGAGCTGGCTCCAGGCGTACCCGTGTTCGCGCTGAGCTCCTGGACGGGGGAGGGCATCGAGGCCCTTCGCGCGCAGCTTCAGGCCGGGAAGACGGGGGCGTTGCTCGGCTCCTCCGGTGTCGGCAAGTCCACGCTGGTCAACCGGCTCCTGGGCGAGGCGCGGCTGGTCACCCAGGCGGTCCGCGCCGAGGACGACAAGGGCCGTCACACCACCACGCACCGCGAGCTGTTCGTGCTCCCGGGCGGCGGACTGCTCATCGACGGACCCGGCATGCGCGAGCTGGGGCTGTGGGGCGAGGATGACGGCATCGGCCAGACGTTCACCGACATCCTCGAGCTGGCCGCCGGCTGCCGCTTCACGGACTGCCAGCACCAGCGAGAACCCGGGTGCGCGGTGCGCGCGGCCGTGTCGTCGGGGGCCCTGCCCGAGGCGCGGCTCGCCAGCTACGAGCGGCTGCGGCGCGAGCAGGCCTTCCAGGCCCGTCAGCGCACCGCGACCGCGGAGCACGACAACCGGCGCCACGAGCGCGGACGGGCCTTGATCGTCAGGGATGCCTTGCGCTCCAAGCGCCGGCGGGACTGA
- a CDS encoding TAXI family TRAP transporter solute-binding subunit: MKKDSLKARLRRTLRWDLWMTLGPALVIVSIAFAVTFYFVKPAPPKKLVIAAAGDEGGFRYFARKYQEILAKHGVTVEIRPTDGSLTSIKLLEDEHSGVDVAFVQSGTSDATKAPRVVSLGSLSYVPLWVFYRGPSIDDLNALQGKRIVVGPEESGTRALSMKLLEANGVGAAPTELLSLGRDEAIEQLKQGKVDAVFIVSPAESPPVQRLARVPDINLLSFSRGEAYVRRYPYLSRHVLPRGVLDLAADVPDHDVVMLAPTANLVATDALHPALAYLLMRAASEVHGKAGILDRTGEFPAALEAGFPFSSEARRYYESGVPLLHRYLPFWAASLVDRLWVMLVPFIAVLVPLGRVAPALYQWRVRSRIFRWYARLKEIELQLEEGPGREMLEEMLRRLDEAEREVNRIPMPLAYAENLYFFREHVDVVRRRLTRRIAESGEPSSEVLTAQEKTA; encoded by the coding sequence ATGAAGAAGGACTCGCTCAAGGCTCGCCTGCGTCGCACGTTGCGGTGGGACCTCTGGATGACGCTGGGCCCCGCGCTCGTCATCGTCAGCATCGCGTTCGCCGTCACGTTCTACTTCGTCAAACCCGCGCCGCCGAAGAAGCTCGTCATCGCCGCGGCCGGGGACGAGGGCGGCTTCCGGTACTTCGCGCGCAAGTATCAGGAGATTCTCGCGAAGCACGGCGTCACGGTGGAGATTCGTCCCACGGACGGCTCGCTCACCAGCATCAAACTGCTGGAGGACGAGCACTCGGGCGTGGACGTGGCTTTCGTCCAGAGCGGGACGTCCGACGCCACCAAGGCGCCGCGCGTCGTGTCCCTGGGAAGCCTGTCCTACGTGCCGTTGTGGGTCTTCTACCGGGGGCCCAGCATCGACGACCTGAACGCCCTGCAGGGCAAGCGCATCGTCGTGGGCCCCGAGGAGAGTGGCACGCGCGCCCTGTCCATGAAGTTGCTGGAGGCCAACGGCGTGGGCGCCGCGCCCACGGAGCTCTTGAGCCTGGGGCGCGACGAGGCCATCGAGCAGCTCAAGCAGGGCAAGGTCGATGCTGTCTTCATCGTGTCCCCAGCGGAGTCACCGCCCGTCCAACGGCTCGCGCGGGTGCCGGACATCAATCTCCTCAGCTTCTCGCGGGGCGAGGCCTACGTGCGCCGCTACCCCTATCTGTCCCGGCACGTGCTGCCGCGAGGCGTGCTCGACCTGGCCGCGGACGTGCCGGACCATGACGTGGTGATGTTGGCGCCCACCGCGAACCTGGTCGCCACCGATGCGCTCCACCCGGCGCTGGCCTACCTCTTGATGCGCGCGGCCAGCGAGGTCCACGGCAAGGCCGGCATCCTGGACCGCACAGGCGAATTCCCGGCGGCGCTCGAGGCGGGCTTTCCGTTCAGCAGCGAGGCGCGCCGCTACTACGAGTCCGGCGTTCCGCTCCTGCACCGCTATCTGCCGTTCTGGGCCGCCAGCCTGGTGGACCGGCTCTGGGTGATGTTGGTGCCCTTCATCGCCGTCCTGGTGCCCCTGGGCCGGGTGGCGCCGGCGCTGTACCAGTGGCGCGTGCGCTCGCGCATCTTCCGCTGGTACGCGCGGCTGAAGGAAATCGAGCTCCAGCTCGAGGAGGGTCCTGGCCGGGAGATGCTGGAGGAGATGCTGCGGCGGCTCGACGAGGCCGAGCGCGAGGTGAACCGCATCCCCATGCCCCTGGCCTACGCGGAAAACCTCTACTTCTTCCGGGAGCACGTCGACGTCGTCCGCCGCCGCCTCACCCGGCGCATCGCCGAGTCCGGCGAGCCCTCGTCCGAGGTGCTCACGGCCCAGGAGAAGACCGCGTAG